One Chitinivibrionales bacterium genomic window, TTACATCCTAAACCCCAGCCTCATCCCCATATTAATCCCGAACCGTTCCAGAAACACCGGCAGCTTCGCCATGTCGAAGTCATAGTAATATTCCCTGATATTCGGCCAGTCGAACACGTTGCACACCTCCACATAGCCGTCGAACCGCGTGAGAAAGCGGAGCCTTTCGATGGGCTGGTAAAACTGTATTTTAAAATCGACCCGTTTGTAGTCCGGCACGCGTGAAAACGACGCGGCATAGGCCGGGCCCGAGTCTGAAATGTAAATCTCCCGGTACGGCAGCCCCGTGGAATAGAACCCGATCAGGAAAAACTGCATCCGGCCGGAAAGGGCCCTGTACCGCAGGATTGATTTCCCGGAAAAGGGGACGTTCCATTCGTAGGGCACGCTGCCGGACTTGTAGGTGCGGGTCGCCTCGTTGAGGTCGAGCATGGTGGTGAGCTGCCAGTGCTCGAGGAGCGACAGGATGACCGACGGCGCGGCGCCGCCGATGAGCAGCGGGCTTTCGAGCGACGGGTCCCACACCAGGTTGCCGGGCGTGAGCGAGCGCGCCGGGCAGCGGTCCTTCCACTTGACATATGCGTCAAGCGACAGGTCGAGCCACCGGGCGGGGGCGGTCTGGCCGTTTACCGAAACGGAATACGTTTTTTCCAACGAGCCGCGGTATTCGTACACCGGCAGGCCGCGGATGTCGGGACGGGTCGTGGTGATGCCGGCAGATATGCCGGTTGACCATTTTTCATACTGGAGCTTCAGCCACAGGCCCGGGTCCGCGTACAACCGGTACCATGGCGCAATGCCGCCAACGAGAATGTTTGCGCCCATAGCCAGCCTGCCCGTGCTGCGCTGGCCGCCAGCATGGACCTGCACCTCGGTCTCATGAACGGATTCCTGTTTTGCAAGACCGAGGCTGTCCAATTCCCGCTGGGTCTGGCGCGCATTGGGCAGAATGGTCTGCTGTCCATTCCATTCCAAGCGCTCGGTTTGGACCGAAACGTCGTACAGCGACGAGCCTTCCTGCACGCGGCAAAGTTCTGCCTTCAGGGTAGCGTTGGTGCGCTCGACATGGTCGAGTGGAATAATGTAAACGTATTTTTTCCCCTCGTAATACTGCTGGCGCGAGCCGCCTGCCGTGATCTTGAATACGCCGTCGCGAAGCGTGTCCTCGAACGAGACCGCGCCGATGCCCCAGGGCACGGTCATGGCCGGCCCATGGATTGACGGCTGGTAATTGTCCCATGCGAATAGCAGGTATTCCCTGAAAAGCTCCCTGTTCAGGGAATGCGTAGCGGTAAACACGCCGTCGCCGAACGTGGAGGGCATCCCGTATCCCAGGGCCGCCTGTTCCGAGCTTCTGGACTGGAGGCCCAGCCAGCTGATTTTATACGAGTCGGTGTTGGTGACCGACAGCTGGTACAGGTCGGCGCCTTTTCTTGCGGGAAGCGACAGTGAAATGTCCTGGCACAGCGCTCCGATGCCGATGGAAAGCTCGGGTCGTGGAATAAGCATCGCGTTTGCCGGCCTGCTGATGCCGGGATCCGTGGCGATCACCGAGGCCGACGCGCCGGCATACCGTCCCGCAAGCTGGTCGGTGACGAGGCGCACCGTTTTCACCGTGGAGATCATGGTGGCGCTGTGGTCGCAGAAGGTGTTGTTGGAGAAATGCGAGGGCGCGAACGTCGGCACCGAATACGTCTGGAACATGTTGTCGAACGGGCTTTCGCCGTGAACGAGCAGCGACGACCCCGCTTCAGGCACGCCGATGATGCCCGGCTTGAGCACGAGCAGTTTGTTCACGTCGTCGGTGAGCCCTGTCTGCTTTTCTTCCTGCTCGACCACCAGGCGCTCCTGCGTCGGGCTTTTTCTGCCAGTAACGGTGAGCGTGTCCACCGGATTGGAATGCGTTGTATCCGGAGCGGCAAATGGCGTCTCTGCAATGACAAGCGCGAACGCAAGGCGGCAAAGATTTTTCATGAACGGAGCATCCTAAGTGATTCCCTAATTAGCGGCATGCGCTGCCGTCATTCCCGCGGAAGCGGGAATCCAAGATGGAAATACCATAAGAGACGATGGACTCCCGCTTTCGCGGGAGTGACAGATGTCGCCATATTCTTGGATTCTTAGAATCTCCCTAAACCCAAAATAACAGGATGTAAAGCGTGATAGAAACTTTGAGACAAGACTACGCAGTGACGGGAATTTTATTGCGAAAAGTAAATTGTTTTGGGATGGATTTATGCGAAATCAATGCGGGCAATCGCATACGGGCCGAGTGAAATGCGGAGCCTTCCATGCAATGAGAATAATTTTCTTCCTGGATTTTTCCTGAACTGATCTGAATCCAGACACGCTTTAGAAACCGTTTTTCTATCCAGATATTTTACCGACACGGTATCCGGCGGATCATGTATCAACACATCCCTTTTTTCCTGAGTCATATTTGCAATCAAGCAACGCTTCCTGTTTTTTGTTTCCAGAATGCATGCTTCGACGGTCCTCCTGTTTTCATCCTGAAACACCCTTACATTGCCGCCGGCAAATTCCCCAATGTCAGCAAACACCTGATACACGGGGAATACTCGCGCCCCGTTTTTTTCCATGATGCCGCAATCGCCCGTTGTTTCGAAATAGGTAACGCCCGAAACGCCCGCCTCCGCCAGCCTGATGATGCTTCCCAGCGTCCATGCTGCCCCAAAAAGGGTTTTCTGGCGCGCATCGGGGCCATGGTCTTTTTGCGGCGATTCGGGAACGGGGCGCGGGCGCAGCGTGATTGGGGTCAAAAAAATGTCTTTGCCCGGAAACAGGTTTTTCGCCGCACGCACCGTATGCGGCTGCCCTTCCAGATTGTCAATAACTGAGGAATCATCAAAGGCGTGAACCTGGGGATTTGCCGAATAGCAAACGCCATCGCAGTTCTCCAGGTGGGGACGGTTTCTGTTGATTTCGACGAAATACCGGTCTGCGCCGGTAATTACCGCCGCTTTCGGTGCGCATTTTCTCAGCATGTCAATTACGGCGCGAATCGTCTCATGGGAGGTGACCTTCTCCCCTTTCCGGAACACAAGAAACCGTTTTACGCGCGATCCTTGATCTCCAAAGACTTTTTCCAAGCGTTTGACGTCCTGGTTAAACAGGAGTTTTTCTTTCCTGAAATACAAAGCCAGTTCCAAAGGCATGCTCAATGCTTTTGAATATGCTGCCGCTGTTTTCATGATTTCGGGAAGTTTTTTATCATCAACCGGCACATTCACACGGAGATGTGAAAAACGGCACGCTTGCAGTAATTGCAATTCCCTTTTGTCATAAAGCCTTATTTGGTCGGGAATGGCTGTTCCAATTTCCGGAACAATAAACGCTTTTTTTATTGAAAAATCAACATGAATAAATTTTGTTGTAGAACTTTTATTCTTGGTTTGCCCCTGCGTCTTCACCCGCAATAAAACTCCCTGCGACACCTTTTCCCCTTTTTTCATCCTGAACGGTATATTGTCGAGCAGCGGAGGGCAATAAGTTTTGAACGAAGCGTCGGTCCAATTCCTTTGGTCTTCCGTCTCAAAAACATTCCCGAAAAACCGCAGTTCACCTGAAATTCCATGACCGAACCGCTGACGGAGCGCGCGGATATCCTTAAACGGCTGCCGCGGTTCCACCAAGGCAGGAAATCGTGATATCTCCTTTGACCCGCTTATGGTTTCAACCATAACCTTTTTCCCGGCGCATTCCTTTAACGGATGCAACACACACATCCCAATCCGGTTATAATCAAATGCAGGACCCGCTATTCCCTGCATGGAGAATGAAATCGTATTATCATCTGATCCTTCAATAGTTCCATGCCAACCAAAACGGATTTCATTCCTCGAGTGACGGCAATCAAATTCAATCCTAAATGATCGCGCCTTTTTTTCAACAGAGACATTTTTTATTTCAGGCGTTATGGTGTTCCAGTATTTATCGCGCACGGCAGCATAAATCCGCCGAACGACCTCGATATCGCCTGCCATCACGTTACGGATTGACCCATCACAATACGTGCAAAAAAGGTCACCGGCCCGAAGTACAATGGGTAGGGATGTTTTCATGATAAAGTTACCTATTATCAATTGATTCTTTTGCATACACAATGTAATATTTTATCAACATGAAAAGCTTTTAATTTTTTAACAAGTCTTTTGAAAAACGGCCCGCGACTTGTTATAATATACCAAGACGCGGCTTTTACGTCCAAAACCCTGTTTTTGCAATTTTATGAAATCAAATACCCCCACCACCTGGTTTCGGTTGCTATTTGGCAGAAAGGCAAAACCTTACATTGTCTTTTGCGCCATCATGGGCGCGTACCTTCCCGTGCAGATGGTTCTTCTGCAGCTGCTGCGCGAGGACACCACCATTACCTTTGCCGTTGTTCCCATTCTCTTTTCCGGATGGTTTCTGGGTCCTCTGTGGGCGGGCGGATCCGGCGTCATCGTCATCATCGGCTTCTGCCTGCTTAAATATTTTACCTTCGGCATGGACTCGCTCGTGGAGATGGCCATCGGGTCATTGTCGATTTTCATTTTCTCCCTTATCGGGATCGCCATCGGCCGCATGGAAGAGCTCAACCGGCTCCTTAAGAAAGAGCTCAACGCCAGGAAAATCGCGGAGCAGCAGCTTTCGCGCTCGAACAACGAGCTCCAGCAGTTCGCCTATATCGCCTCGCACGACCTGCAGGAGCCGCTCCGTAAAATCACCGCGTTCGGGTCGCGGCTCGCCGACAAATACAAGAGCGCGCTGGACGAACAGGCCCAGGATTACCTCGCCCGCATGCAGAACGCGGCCGTGCGCATGCAGAGCCTCATCGACGGCCTGCTCACCTATTCGCGGGTCACCACCAAGGCCCAGCCCTTCTCCCAGGTCGACCTTTCGGTGATCGCAAGCGAGGTGCTCGTTGACCTCGAAACAAAGATCAAGGACACCGGCGCAAAGATCGAGTGCGTCGTGAACGCCGTGATCGCGGCAGACCCTTTACAAATGCGCCAGCTGTTCCAGAACCTCATCGGCAACGCGCTCAAATACCACGCGCCGGGCGTTGCACCCGAGATCAAGGTGCGCGCGGCGATTGAGGGCAGGCAATGTACCGTCACCGTGAGCGACAACGGAATCGGGTTTGAGCAGCAGTACGCGGAACAGATTTTCGGCGTGTTCACGCGGCTCCACGGCCGCTCGAGCGGCTACGAAGGCTCGGGCATAGGCCTTTCGGTGTGCCGCAAAATCGTTGAGCGCCACGGCGGGACCATCACCGCAAAGGCGGAACTGGGAAAGGGCGCGACGTTTACGGCGTTGATACCGGTTCAGCAGGCGGCATGATCCGCTGTAATCACGCAATGCGTCACCTATCTTTTATGTATTGTCAATACAGGTTGGTTGAGGATTAAATCATGAAGGGGTAATTCATGCAGGATAAAAAAAGTTCCGTCGTCATCCTCATGGCCGACGACGACGAAGACGACCGTCTCATGGCGAAAGAGGCGTTCACCGAGGTGAAGCTCATCAATTTTTTCCATACCGTTGAAAACGGCGAGGAGCTGATGGACTACCTGCACCGGAGGGGAAAATACGCCGACCCTGCCGCGTCGCCGAGGCCCGGGCTCATCCTGCTCGACCTCAACATGCCGAAAAAAGACGGCCGCCAGGCGCTCAAGGAGATAAAGGCAGACCCTCTGCTTCGCTCCATTCCCATCGTGGTGCTCACCACGTCCAAGGCAGAAGAAGACATTTTGCGCAGCTACGACCTCGGCGTCAATTCGTTCATTGTCAAGCCCGTCTCGTTCGCGGGGCTCGTTGACATCATGAAAACGCTCACGAAGTACTGGTTCGAGATCGTTGAACTTCCACCCCAGGCCTGACCCATGGAAAAGCGCCCCATCGTGCGAGTCTGCCTTGTCGACGACGACGAGGATTACTACATCATCACGAGCGACCTTCTCCGCGAGATCACCTCGTTCTCGTTCAAGATCACCTGGTTCAACACCTTCGAAAAGGCGCTCGTAGGGCTCGACCATCCCGATTTCGACGTGTTCGTGTTCGACTACTGGCTCGGCGCCAAGACCGGGCTCGACCTTCTGCGCGCCGTGATCGCGAAGAACATCAGGATTCCGGTGATCATGCTCACGGGCCACGGCGACCGTGAGATCGACATGGAGGCGATGAAGGTGGGCGCAGCCGACTATCTGGTGAAGGGGAAAATAGACGCGGCGACCCTCGAGCGATCCATACGCTACGCGATCGAGCATGCCAAGGTGCTCGAGGAGCTTCGCGCGTCGCGCGATTCGCTCCGCAAAACCAGCCTTGAACTCGAAAAAGCGCTTGCGGGCATCAACGAGGAACTCGAGATGGCCCGGCGCGTCCAGAAATCCATGCTGCCCCCTACCGTTGAAACGCGGCCGGGATTCGACTGCTCGGCCGTGTTCCTTCCCACCGGGTTCGTGGGCGGCGACATGTACGATGTGGTGCATCTCTCCGACACCCATGTCGCGTTCCTTATCCTTGACGTATGCGGCCATGGCGTGCCTGCCGCGCTCATTTCGGCAATGGCAAAAGTGTCGTTTGCGCGGTACCTTCCGAAAAACCCCTCGCCCATGGCGGTCTTTTCGCAGGTAAATGCCGAGCTCTGCTCGTTCATGCCCGAGGGCCGCTATGCAACGGGCTTCCTTGCCGTGCTCGACGTGAAGAAAAAGGAACTGCTGTTCTCCCGCGCTGGCCATCCTCCCGCCGCGCTCGCGAGCCCTCAAAAAGGGTCCGTTG contains:
- a CDS encoding response regulator, which produces MQDKKSSVVILMADDDEDDRLMAKEAFTEVKLINFFHTVENGEELMDYLHRRGKYADPAASPRPGLILLDLNMPKKDGRQALKEIKADPLLRSIPIVVLTTSKAEEDILRSYDLGVNSFIVKPVSFAGLVDIMKTLTKYWFEIVELPPQA
- a CDS encoding ATP-binding protein, with the translated sequence MKSNTPTTWFRLLFGRKAKPYIVFCAIMGAYLPVQMVLLQLLREDTTITFAVVPILFSGWFLGPLWAGGSGVIVIIGFCLLKYFTFGMDSLVEMAIGSLSIFIFSLIGIAIGRMEELNRLLKKELNARKIAEQQLSRSNNELQQFAYIASHDLQEPLRKITAFGSRLADKYKSALDEQAQDYLARMQNAAVRMQSLIDGLLTYSRVTTKAQPFSQVDLSVIASEVLVDLETKIKDTGAKIECVVNAVIAADPLQMRQLFQNLIGNALKYHAPGVAPEIKVRAAIEGRQCTVTVSDNGIGFEQQYAEQIFGVFTRLHGRSSGYEGSGIGLSVCRKIVERHGGTITAKAELGKGATFTALIPVQQAA
- a CDS encoding SpoIIE family protein phosphatase; this translates as MEKRPIVRVCLVDDDEDYYIITSDLLREITSFSFKITWFNTFEKALVGLDHPDFDVFVFDYWLGAKTGLDLLRAVIAKNIRIPVIMLTGHGDREIDMEAMKVGAADYLVKGKIDAATLERSIRYAIEHAKVLEELRASRDSLRKTSLELEKALAGINEELEMARRVQKSMLPPTVETRPGFDCSAVFLPTGFVGGDMYDVVHLSDTHVAFLILDVCGHGVPAALISAMAKVSFARYLPKNPSPMAVFSQVNAELCSFMPEGRYATGFLAVLDVKKKELLFSRAGHPPAALASPQKGSVDYLTTGAPLIGAFADSEFEQASVAVAAGDVMVLYTDGLMESVNEKNERYPMKEMEEIMLNAGNKSADAIGKAIISSLKKFAGKTLQHDDITVLVMKVH